In Vibrio sp. NTOU-M3, the following proteins share a genomic window:
- a CDS encoding GntR family transcriptional regulator — protein sequence MAPKITAKQQIVIDYITDRIMTGGLNCGDKLDTETNIAQSLNVTRATVREATRNLVEQDIVYRVRGSGLYVGMRKPFNSDSFHELSPFDWQAKQLNVPGIRKVVSAGVTLVPSADIASKLKIKPTDQVYRVDRLMCFGETPVSLEKIHIPINISNNFQFNELEKSKYKYIEHLTGKQVSIREQDLKAFNLDDPNVSELMNVPLGKAMIQLSEVVYFKGGQPFEYTVTIINSDHFNTHQVIRRN from the coding sequence ATGGCCCCTAAAATTACGGCTAAACAGCAAATCGTCATCGACTATATCACTGACCGAATTATGACGGGTGGACTGAATTGTGGTGACAAGCTCGATACGGAAACCAATATTGCTCAAAGTCTGAATGTCACACGAGCCACAGTGCGAGAAGCGACGCGTAATTTAGTTGAGCAGGACATTGTCTACCGAGTCAGAGGTTCTGGCCTATACGTTGGCATGCGAAAACCCTTCAACAGTGATAGCTTTCACGAACTCTCTCCTTTCGATTGGCAAGCAAAACAGCTTAATGTGCCGGGTATACGTAAAGTCGTCTCTGCTGGTGTCACCTTAGTTCCCTCAGCTGACATTGCAAGCAAGCTAAAAATTAAACCCACAGATCAAGTTTATCGCGTTGATCGATTAATGTGTTTTGGTGAAACACCTGTTTCGCTGGAAAAGATCCACATTCCTATCAATATCAGCAATAACTTTCAGTTTAATGAGCTGGAAAAATCAAAATATAAATACATTGAACACCTGACGGGTAAACAAGTTTCCATCCGTGAGCAAGATTTAAAGGCCTTCAACCTTGACGACCCAAATGTGTCAGAGTTAATGAATGTTCCACTGGGCAAAGCCATGATCCAACTAAGTGAAGTGGTTTATTTCAAAGGTGGTCAGCCGTTTGAATACACCGTTACTATCATTAATAGCGATCACTTCAATACCCACCAAGTCATTCGTCGCAATTGA
- the aroG gene encoding 3-deoxy-7-phosphoheptulonate synthase AroG, which translates to MFQTDDVRINRAKELLPPIAVLEKFPATETASSTTFESRQAISNILKGDDDRLLVIIGPCSIHDPEAAIEYGKRLKVLRDELGDRLEVVMRVYFEKPRTTVGWKGLINDPYLNDTFKINDGLRMGRKLLLDLTDMGMPTASEFLDMITPQYVADLISWGAIGARTTESQVHRELASGLSCPVGFKNGTDGNIKIASDAIRSASASHHFLSVTKYGHSAIIETAGNPDCHIILRGGKEPNYSADHVGAIKQELEKSGLPQKVMIDFSHANSSKQYQRQMVVAEDVCSQVAGGEDAVFGVMIESHLVEGRQDLVDGVAPTYGQSLTDACIGWEDTEKVLRQLADAVTARRNG; encoded by the coding sequence ATGTTTCAGACAGATGATGTAAGAATTAATAGAGCCAAAGAATTATTGCCGCCAATCGCGGTTTTAGAAAAGTTTCCTGCGACTGAGACCGCTTCTTCAACAACGTTTGAATCTCGTCAGGCAATTTCGAATATTTTGAAAGGTGATGATGACCGATTGCTCGTGATCATTGGTCCTTGTTCTATTCACGATCCAGAAGCCGCAATTGAATATGGCAAACGCCTAAAAGTACTACGTGATGAACTTGGTGATCGCCTAGAAGTCGTGATGCGTGTTTACTTTGAAAAACCACGTACAACGGTTGGTTGGAAAGGTCTGATCAACGACCCATACCTAAATGACACATTTAAGATCAACGATGGTTTGCGTATGGGACGTAAGTTGTTGCTGGATTTGACTGACATGGGCATGCCAACAGCGAGCGAATTCCTAGATATGATCACACCTCAGTATGTTGCAGACCTGATCAGCTGGGGGGCGATTGGCGCTCGTACGACAGAATCTCAGGTTCACCGCGAACTCGCATCAGGTCTTTCTTGTCCGGTAGGATTTAAGAATGGTACTGATGGCAATATTAAGATCGCGTCTGATGCGATTCGTTCAGCAAGCGCTTCACACCATTTCTTATCGGTAACGAAATACGGCCACTCTGCGATCATTGAAACGGCGGGTAACCCAGATTGTCATATCATCCTGCGTGGTGGTAAAGAGCCAAACTACAGTGCCGATCATGTAGGCGCTATCAAGCAGGAGCTGGAAAAGTCTGGCTTACCTCAAAAAGTCATGATCGACTTCAGTCATGCGAATAGTTCTAAGCAGTACCAGCGTCAAATGGTAGTAGCTGAAGATGTGTGTAGCCAAGTGGCTGGTGGAGAAGATGCGGTATTCGGCGTTATGATTGAATCACACCTAGTTGAAGGTCGTCAGGATTTGGTTGATGGTGTTGCACCAACTTATGGTCAGTCTCTTACTGACGCATGTATCGGTTGGGAAGACACTGAGAAAGTACTTCGCCAACTAGCAGACGCAGTCACAGCTCGTCGCAACGGCTAA
- a CDS encoding amino acid ABC transporter ATP-binding protein gives MSAIEFSNVNKWYGQYHALKDINLSVAKGEILVICGPSGSGKSTLIRTVNGLEAISNGDVSVLATSTQQVAPGQVGMVFQHFNLFPHLTVLENLTLAPIRTLKLGKQQAIERALHFLERVKIRDQADKYPIQLSGGQQQRVAIARSLCMQPEILLFDEPTSALDPETIQEVLDVMVDLARDGITMMCVTHEMGFARKVADRVIFMDEGQILEMATPEQIFDAPQHPRTQQFLNQILSH, from the coding sequence ATGAGCGCTATTGAATTTAGCAACGTCAACAAGTGGTATGGTCAGTACCACGCCCTAAAAGATATCAACCTATCTGTCGCGAAAGGCGAGATTTTGGTCATTTGTGGCCCTTCTGGTTCTGGAAAGTCCACCCTAATAAGAACGGTAAATGGCTTAGAAGCGATCTCAAATGGCGATGTTTCTGTGCTCGCCACGTCAACTCAGCAAGTCGCTCCCGGTCAAGTCGGAATGGTCTTTCAGCATTTCAACTTATTTCCACATTTAACCGTGCTCGAAAACCTCACTCTTGCACCAATCCGGACATTAAAGCTCGGAAAACAACAAGCAATTGAGCGCGCCTTGCACTTCCTTGAACGTGTCAAAATACGCGATCAAGCTGACAAATACCCTATCCAGCTGTCTGGTGGTCAGCAGCAGCGTGTCGCCATCGCTCGTTCTCTTTGTATGCAGCCAGAAATTTTACTCTTTGATGAACCGACTTCCGCACTGGATCCCGAAACCATTCAAGAAGTACTGGATGTCATGGTCGACCTCGCGAGAGACGGTATCACCATGATGTGTGTCACCCATGAAATGGGGTTTGCGCGTAAAGTGGCTGACAGAGTCATTTTTATGGACGAAGGACAAATACTGGAAATGGCCACACCAGAACAAATCTTTGATGCGCCGCAGCACCCAAGAACTCAACA